From the Anguilla anguilla isolate fAngAng1 chromosome 8, fAngAng1.pri, whole genome shotgun sequence genome, one window contains:
- the LOC118234254 gene encoding uncharacterized protein LOC118234254 has product MPTREENTLDHCYSTINRAYHAVPRAALGHSDHIIVHLIPAYRQKLKLCKPVVRTSKKWTSEAMGDLRTCLDCTDWDVFRTATISLDEYTEAVTSYISFCEDSCVPSRTRVIYNNDKPWFTAKLRQLRLAKEEAFRSGDKDRFKESKYRFSKAVRDAKRLYSEKLQQQFSENNSASVWKGLRQVTNYKPKAPHSTNDLHLANDLNEFYCRFERQWDSPDTIPRDPIHQLQTTSSSSPISAGAQASLQSPTSEAPSPITMTTLSLLERDVNRLFKRQNPRKAAGPDSVSPSTLKHCADQLSPVFTDIFNTSLETCHVPACFKTSTIIPVPKKTRTAGLNDYRPVALTSVVMKSFERLHLDTAGTYVRILFVDFSSAFNTIIPALLQDKLSLLHDESEESGESEESDESEESGESEESEESGESEESDESEESEESGESEESEESGESDESC; this is encoded by the exons ATGCCGACCAGAGAGGAGAACACTTTAGATCACTGCTACAGTACAATCAACCGTGCCTATCACGCCGTCCCCCGCGCTGCACTGGGACACTCTGACCACATCATAGTCCACCTGATTCCTGCATACAGGCAGAAATTAAAACTCTGCAAACCTGTTGTGAGGACATCTAAGAAGTGGACCAGTGAAGCTATGGGGGATCTTCGCACGTGCTTGGACTGTACTGACTGGGATGTTTTCAGGACTGCTACCATCAGTCTGGATGAGTACACagaggctgtgacatcatacaTCAGCTTCTGTGAGGACAGCTGTGTACCATCACGCACCAGGGTTATCTACAACAACGACAAACCCTGGTTTACAGCTAAACTCAGACAGCTAAGGCTGGCAAAGGAGGAAGCATTTAGGAGTGGGGACAAGGACCGGTTTAAAGAGTCTAAATACAGGTTTAGCAAGGCGGTGAGAGATGCTAAACGACTGTACTCTGAGAAACTCCAACAGCAGTTCTCAGAAAACAACTCGGCCTCTGTCTGGAAGGGCCTCAGACAGGTCACCAACTACAAACCGAAAGCCCCCCACTCCACTAATGACTTGCACCTGGCCAACGACCTGAATGAGTTCTACTGCCGATTTGAAAGACAATGGGACAGTCCTGACACCATCCCCCGTGACCCCATTCACCAGCTCcagaccaccagctcctcctcccccatctcagCAGGAGCCCAGGCCTCTCTACAATCACCCACCTCAGAGGCCCCCTCCCCTATCACAATGAcaactctctccctcctggagaggGACGTTAACAGACtattcaa GAGACAGAACCCCCGCAAAGCAGCTGGACcagactctgtctctccctccaccctgaagCACTGTGCCGATCAGCTGTCTCCggtgttcacagacatttttaacacctcacTGGAGACATGCCACGTACCAGCCTGCTTCAAGACCTCTACCATTATCCccgtccccaaaaaaacaaggaccgcAGGACTCAATGACTACAGACCCGTCGCCCTGACCTCTGTTGTAATGAAGTCTTTTGAGCGCCTT cacctggacacTGCAGGAACCTATGTCAGGATCCTGTTTGTGGACTTCAGCTCCGCCTTCAATACCATCATCCCGGCTCTACTACAGGACAAGCTCTCCCTGCTGCAC GATGAGTCGGAGGAGTCAGGGGAGTCAGAGGAGTCAGATGAGTCAGAGGAGTCAGGGGAGTCGGAGGAGTCGGAGGAGTCAGGGGAGTCAGAGGAGTCAGATGAGTCAGAGGAGTCAGAGGAGTCAGGGGAGTCGGAGGAGTCGGAGGAGTCAGGGGAGTCAGACGAGTCATGttaa